A region of Deinococcus rubellus DNA encodes the following proteins:
- a CDS encoding sugar phosphate isomerase/epimerase family protein: protein MQDIRIGTLVEGRHAVQVLPQILPHGFECFSLTFWQSTGSTDLAETARRVRDLTEASGTKISCLEIFGNPLTGEGDNADTLASWERLIDHAHLFGTDLVSGFTGRLPGVPLDASLPRYAEVFGELSRRAADKGVRLCFENCAMDGNWQAGEWNIAHSPDAWEAMWNALPADNIGLEWEPCHQMVGLIDPLPQLRKWASKVFHVHGKDATIAWDVIRESGIHGPKPYVWHRTPGFGDTNWTDVISILRQSGYAGDINIEGFHDPVYRGELEMTGQVHALKYLKECRGGAFISNPVIDEPERAGSA from the coding sequence ATGCAAGACATCCGAATTGGAACGTTGGTCGAGGGAAGGCACGCCGTGCAGGTGCTGCCACAGATTTTGCCGCACGGCTTCGAGTGTTTCAGCCTGACGTTCTGGCAGAGTACCGGGTCCACCGATCTGGCCGAGACGGCGCGGCGGGTGCGCGACCTCACAGAGGCCAGTGGCACCAAGATTTCCTGCCTGGAGATTTTCGGCAACCCGCTGACCGGCGAGGGCGACAACGCCGACACACTGGCGAGCTGGGAGCGGCTGATCGACCACGCCCACCTGTTCGGCACCGATCTGGTCAGCGGCTTCACCGGGCGGCTGCCGGGCGTGCCGCTGGACGCTTCCCTGCCGCGCTACGCCGAAGTTTTTGGAGAACTCTCGCGCCGCGCCGCTGACAAGGGTGTGCGGCTATGCTTCGAGAACTGCGCCATGGACGGCAACTGGCAGGCCGGGGAGTGGAACATTGCCCACTCGCCCGACGCCTGGGAAGCCATGTGGAACGCGCTGCCCGCCGATAACATCGGCCTGGAATGGGAGCCGTGTCATCAGATGGTCGGCCTGATTGATCCGCTGCCGCAGCTCCGCAAGTGGGCCAGCAAGGTCTTTCACGTTCACGGCAAGGACGCCACCATCGCCTGGGACGTGATCCGCGAATCGGGCATCCACGGCCCCAAACCCTACGTCTGGCACCGCACGCCCGGTTTCGGCGACACCAACTGGACCGACGTGATCAGCATCCTGCGCCAGAGTGGGTACGCGGGCGACATCAACATCGAGGGCTTTCACGATCCGGTATACAGGGGCGAGCTGGAAATGACTGGGCAGGTTCACGCGCTGAAGTATCTCAAGGAGTGCCGGGGCGGCGCATTTATCTCCAATCCAGTGATCGATGAACCTGAAAGAGCAGGCTCAGCATGA
- a CDS encoding beta-mannosidase, with the protein MTHTLALHSGWQFKARNPHTSLTDDFASSSDWAAASIPGTVHQDLLATGQILDPNFGLNEQGVQWVGETDWLYRLEFDAAKLENGQHADLCFDGLDTFAQVWLNGELILASENMFVPRRVSVAGKLREGKNGLHLLFASALRRGQEIEAELGKRHLWNGDSSRLYVRKAQYHYGWDWGPVLMTAGLWRGVRLEVYTARLDELACAVSLSDDLKRAEFPVSVNVVGQMSGNVRLELLGPDGVTVASEMLPAAGTIEHTFSVENPALWWSAGSGEQPLYTVRAALDGGGSSELRVGVRSIKLVQEPVAGEEGSSFFFEVNGTPIFCGGANWIPDDNFLPRITPQRYRTRLTQARDAHMVMIRVWGGGIYEDDAFYDACDELGLLVWQDFMFACGMYPAHAAFQASIREEAEVAVKRLRHHASLALWCGNNEDYQIAGSVGAYGPGSDESKFDALSTYEELLPEVCARLNPSTQYWPGSAYGGPDSTSQTVGDRHTWDVWHSAMAPYQDYPKYEGRFVSEFGMQSLPSLALLESATAPEERFPASRTLEHHNKAGDGPRRLNVYIGDTVRVPADLTGYVYASQLVQAEAMLSAYRGWRRRWGSAGKRAVSGALVWQLNDCWPVTSWAIIDSSGQAKPAYYAIKRALTPISVGLALTEGGAQVWAVNGTTESQTLTLELRALTLGGQELSAESHEVTLAANAVTELGTFGVRQDAASPLIAATLRRGETVVAQEIRWPEPFKYLTFPDPGLKVEVLSPTSLSVSVQRPAKGIWLESAQETIWDDNMLDLLPGESRVIAVQHLNPAKLTARWLGAGETVKVGGSAVVNQV; encoded by the coding sequence ATGACCCACACGCTCGCTCTACATAGCGGCTGGCAGTTCAAGGCCCGCAATCCCCATACCTCCCTGACGGACGATTTCGCCTCCTCCTCCGACTGGGCCGCCGCCAGCATACCCGGTACCGTCCATCAGGATCTGCTGGCGACGGGGCAGATTCTCGATCCCAATTTCGGCCTGAACGAGCAAGGCGTGCAGTGGGTGGGTGAAACCGACTGGCTGTACCGGCTGGAATTCGACGCTGCCAAGCTGGAGAACGGCCAGCACGCCGATCTGTGCTTTGACGGCCTGGACACCTTCGCGCAGGTGTGGCTCAACGGCGAGCTGATTCTGGCAAGCGAGAACATGTTCGTGCCGCGCCGTGTATCGGTTGCGGGCAAATTGCGCGAGGGAAAGAACGGGCTGCACCTCCTGTTTGCCTCAGCCCTGCGGCGCGGCCAGGAAATCGAGGCCGAACTCGGCAAACGCCATCTCTGGAACGGCGATTCCAGCCGCCTGTATGTCCGCAAGGCGCAGTACCACTACGGCTGGGACTGGGGTCCGGTGCTGATGACGGCGGGGCTGTGGCGCGGCGTGCGGCTGGAAGTCTACACGGCCCGGCTGGACGAACTGGCCTGCGCCGTGTCGCTCTCTGATGATCTGAAACGCGCTGAGTTTCCGGTGAGTGTGAACGTGGTGGGCCAGATGAGCGGCAATGTCAGACTGGAGCTGCTGGGGCCGGACGGAGTGACAGTGGCCTCCGAGATGTTGCCTGCCGCCGGGACCATCGAACACACCTTCAGCGTCGAGAACCCGGCCCTATGGTGGTCCGCTGGCTCCGGCGAGCAACCGCTCTATACCGTCCGGGCCGCGCTGGACGGCGGCGGCAGTTCAGAACTTCGAGTAGGCGTGCGGAGCATCAAACTGGTTCAGGAACCCGTCGCGGGCGAGGAAGGCAGCTCCTTTTTCTTCGAGGTCAACGGCACGCCGATCTTTTGCGGCGGGGCCAACTGGATTCCCGACGACAACTTTCTGCCGCGCATCACGCCCCAGCGCTACCGCACCCGCCTGACCCAGGCCAGAGACGCGCACATGGTCATGATCCGGGTGTGGGGCGGCGGTATCTATGAGGACGACGCCTTCTACGACGCCTGCGATGAGCTGGGCCTGCTGGTCTGGCAGGACTTCATGTTCGCCTGCGGCATGTACCCGGCCCACGCCGCATTTCAGGCCAGCATCCGTGAGGAGGCCGAGGTCGCCGTCAAGCGCCTGCGCCACCACGCCAGCCTCGCCCTCTGGTGCGGCAACAACGAGGATTACCAGATCGCGGGTTCGGTGGGGGCCTACGGGCCGGGCAGCGACGAGAGCAAGTTCGACGCCCTGTCTACCTATGAGGAGCTGCTGCCGGAGGTCTGTGCCCGGCTGAATCCTTCCACCCAGTACTGGCCCGGCAGCGCTTACGGTGGCCCCGATTCCACCAGTCAGACGGTGGGCGACCGTCACACCTGGGACGTGTGGCACAGCGCGATGGCCCCCTATCAGGATTATCCCAAATACGAGGGCCGCTTCGTCAGCGAGTTCGGGATGCAGTCTCTGCCTTCACTGGCCCTGCTGGAAAGCGCCACCGCGCCGGAGGAGCGCTTCCCGGCCAGCCGCACGCTGGAACACCACAACAAGGCGGGCGACGGACCACGCCGCCTGAACGTCTACATCGGCGACACCGTGAGGGTTCCCGCCGATCTGACGGGCTATGTGTACGCGTCGCAACTGGTGCAGGCCGAGGCGATGCTCAGCGCCTACCGGGGCTGGCGGCGGCGCTGGGGATCAGCAGGCAAACGGGCAGTGTCGGGCGCACTGGTGTGGCAGCTCAACGACTGCTGGCCGGTCACGAGCTGGGCCATCATCGACTCGTCGGGCCAGGCCAAGCCCGCCTACTACGCCATCAAGCGGGCGCTGACGCCAATCAGCGTTGGGCTGGCGCTTACGGAAGGTGGGGCGCAGGTGTGGGCGGTCAACGGCACGACTGAATCTCAGACCCTGACCCTGGAACTCCGCGCGCTCACACTCGGCGGTCAGGAACTCAGCGCTGAGTCACACGAGGTCACGCTGGCGGCCAACGCCGTCACGGAGCTGGGCACCTTCGGAGTACGACAGGACGCTGCATCTCCCCTCATCGCCGCCACCCTGCGCCGGGGCGAAACTGTAGTCGCACAGGAAATCCGCTGGCCCGAGCCATTCAAGTACCTGACCTTCCCTGACCCCGGCCTGAAGGTGGAAGTCCTCAGCCCGACCTCGCTGAGCGTCAGTGTGCAGCGGCCCGCCAAGGGCATCTGGCTGGAGTCGGCCCAGGAGACCATCTGGGACGACAACATGCTCGACCTGCTGCCCGGCGAGTCGCGGGTGATCGCCGTTCAGCACCTGAATCCGGCCAAGCTGACTGCCCGCTGGCTGGGCGCGGGAGAAACGGTGAAGGTGGGCGGGTCTGCTGTAGTCAATCAAGTTTAG
- a CDS encoding extracellular solute-binding protein, whose product MSRILLATLTGSMLLGGLASAQAPTKLTIWLTGDPNETKVIQTATDLYTKAHPNVTFALQALPWSDAHAKILSAAAAQQGPDIITGGLSWGIELGNLGGMVNITKEYPALDKEVKSKNLPGILQSVVTTDGQLYAMPYNLTVQLQFLRPDLLKAAGVDGAPKTWAQLESSIAKIQKAGHKGYMVQWGNLDWLGLFPYLYQAGGSYYDKGCTKATVNSPAGVKALTYFAGLYKKFKVPTDASPDLGGGLDNGNYPLGTSYSTFNLDTTYPKMKGKWTVSALPAGPTGKYTGFLGGTVIGIMAYSKNKDVAADFLKSLNDAKVSKALIENAFKAGLYFIPPRSDFAANLSLPADQKAALLKQLKDSAGPPNCPGFEASNPDLAKAVQSVILNNADPKAALDMAAATMNANLKK is encoded by the coding sequence ATGTCCCGTATCCTGCTTGCGACCCTGACCGGCAGCATGCTCCTCGGCGGCCTGGCCTCGGCCCAGGCTCCCACCAAGCTGACCATCTGGCTGACTGGCGATCCCAACGAAACCAAGGTCATTCAGACTGCCACCGACCTCTACACCAAGGCCCACCCCAACGTGACGTTCGCCCTCCAGGCACTGCCCTGGAGCGACGCGCACGCCAAGATCCTGTCGGCAGCAGCGGCGCAGCAGGGGCCGGACATCATCACCGGCGGGCTGTCGTGGGGCATCGAACTCGGCAATCTCGGCGGCATGGTCAACATCACCAAGGAGTACCCGGCGCTCGACAAAGAAGTCAAGAGCAAGAACCTGCCCGGCATCCTGCAATCGGTGGTCACCACTGACGGCCAGCTCTACGCCATGCCGTACAACCTGACGGTGCAGCTCCAGTTCCTGCGCCCCGACCTGCTCAAGGCGGCGGGCGTGGACGGCGCACCCAAGACCTGGGCACAACTCGAAAGCTCCATCGCCAAGATTCAGAAGGCGGGCCACAAAGGCTACATGGTGCAGTGGGGCAACCTCGACTGGCTGGGCCTCTTCCCCTACCTGTACCAGGCGGGCGGCAGCTACTACGACAAGGGCTGCACCAAGGCCACCGTCAACAGCCCGGCGGGCGTCAAGGCGCTGACCTACTTCGCGGGTCTCTACAAGAAATTCAAGGTGCCCACTGACGCCTCGCCTGACCTCGGCGGCGGCCTGGACAACGGCAACTACCCGCTGGGCACGTCCTACAGCACCTTCAATCTCGACACCACCTATCCCAAGATGAAAGGCAAGTGGACCGTTTCCGCGCTGCCCGCTGGCCCCACCGGCAAGTACACCGGCTTCCTGGGCGGCACCGTCATCGGCATCATGGCGTACTCCAAGAACAAGGACGTCGCCGCCGATTTCCTCAAGTCGCTCAACGACGCCAAGGTCTCCAAGGCGCTGATTGAAAACGCCTTCAAGGCTGGACTGTACTTCATCCCGCCGCGCAGCGATTTCGCGGCAAACCTCTCGCTGCCCGCCGATCAGAAGGCGGCCCTGCTCAAACAGCTCAAAGACAGCGCTGGTCCGCCCAACTGCCCCGGCTTTGAGGCCAGCAACCCCGATCTGGCCAAGGCTGTGCAGTCGGTCATCCTGAACAATGCCGATCCCAAAGCGGCGCTGGATATGGCCGCCGCCACGATGAACGCCAACCTCAAGAAATAA
- a CDS encoding carbohydrate ABC transporter permease, whose amino-acid sequence MVGETRSPGLHSLTRLPFYLLALTVLFPYYWMVTSAFKPLGEITKAPPTLIVQNPTLTNFYNAKYNPGVSDQIQGLFQRFTGTGFAGFFVNSFAITVFVTVASLIIASAAGYVLAKHKFPGSRIVFLLIIGSMMIPWQVTIIPNFLTMRDFGWINTYWALLIPGLAKAFAVFFLIQSIRGVPDELIDAARIDGAGEIRIWWQIVLPLVRPALAAMAIFVSLGEWNNFLWPLLVVNDDAHATLPLALGRLAGSLTSDPRAAGPIMAATLLASIPTLIFFLVFQRQFVSGITVGSLKG is encoded by the coding sequence ATGGTCGGTGAAACGAGATCCCCCGGACTGCACTCCCTGACCCGCCTGCCTTTTTACCTGCTGGCCCTGACGGTGCTGTTTCCGTATTACTGGATGGTGACCAGCGCCTTCAAGCCGCTCGGCGAGATCACCAAAGCGCCGCCCACTTTGATCGTGCAAAACCCCACCCTGACCAATTTTTACAACGCAAAGTACAACCCTGGCGTTTCCGATCAAATTCAGGGCCTGTTTCAGCGCTTCACCGGCACCGGCTTCGCGGGATTCTTTGTCAACAGCTTCGCCATCACGGTATTTGTCACGGTCGCGTCGCTGATTATCGCGTCGGCGGCGGGCTATGTGCTGGCCAAGCACAAATTTCCCGGCAGCCGCATCGTGTTCCTGCTGATCATCGGCTCGATGATGATTCCCTGGCAGGTCACCATCATTCCCAATTTCCTGACCATGCGCGATTTCGGCTGGATCAACACCTACTGGGCGCTGCTGATTCCGGGGCTGGCCAAGGCCTTTGCGGTGTTCTTCCTGATTCAGTCAATTCGGGGCGTGCCGGATGAGCTGATCGACGCCGCCCGGATTGACGGCGCAGGCGAGATCCGTATCTGGTGGCAGATCGTGCTGCCGCTGGTGCGCCCAGCGCTGGCCGCGATGGCGATTTTCGTCTCACTGGGCGAGTGGAACAACTTCCTGTGGCCGCTGCTGGTGGTCAACGACGACGCCCACGCCACCCTGCCGCTGGCCCTGGGGCGGCTGGCCGGATCGCTCACCTCCGATCCACGCGCCGCCGGGCCGATCATGGCCGCGACCCTGCTGGCCTCGATTCCCACCCTCATCTTCTTCCTGGTGTTTCAGCGCCAGTTTGTCAGCGGCATCACCGTCGGCAGCCTCAAGGGGTAA
- a CDS encoding LacI family DNA-binding transcriptional regulator has protein sequence MSKRPPSRSGVTIQDVARASGVSIATVSRALKQQSGLSEVTREQVVRAAHDLGYDTAKLRASKLRRISFLLHRQHTGLSANPFYSQVLHGVEDECRARGLTLHFSSLNAGDNVAEMVGWHGTDGLLCVGFFEAAVMEQLRALGLPLVLIDHFAPGLPCVNSDNFGGAHWATTHLLNTGRRRVAFIGGPDHHSIRGRWLGYRQALYDAGVPADPALDVRRDPLDEEEGAAGAMRSLLALPEPPDAVFAFNDVTAILAMQVCQEAGLRVPDDVAFVGFDDLDAAALTHPPLSTLRVDKEALGARGVQLLLERGGPDQIEIPVELLVRASSAEAG, from the coding sequence GTGTCTAAACGCCCTCCCTCCCGCTCCGGCGTCACCATTCAGGATGTGGCGCGGGCGTCGGGCGTCTCCATCGCCACGGTGTCGCGGGCGCTCAAGCAGCAGAGTGGTCTGAGCGAAGTGACCCGTGAGCAGGTGGTGCGGGCGGCGCACGACCTCGGCTACGACACCGCCAAGTTGCGGGCCAGCAAGCTGCGCCGGATCAGCTTCTTGCTGCACCGCCAGCACACCGGCCTGAGCGCCAATCCGTTTTATTCTCAGGTGCTGCACGGCGTCGAGGACGAATGCCGGGCGCGGGGCCTGACCTTGCATTTCAGTTCGCTCAACGCGGGCGACAACGTGGCCGAGATGGTTGGCTGGCACGGCACCGACGGACTGCTGTGCGTGGGCTTTTTCGAGGCGGCGGTGATGGAGCAACTGCGTGCCCTGGGGCTGCCGCTGGTGCTCATCGATCACTTCGCGCCGGGGTTGCCGTGCGTCAACAGCGATAACTTTGGCGGAGCGCACTGGGCCACCACCCACCTGCTGAATACTGGACGGCGGCGGGTGGCGTTCATCGGCGGCCCCGATCACCACAGCATTCGCGGTAGGTGGCTGGGCTACCGCCAGGCGCTCTACGACGCGGGCGTTCCGGCAGACCCGGCCCTGGACGTGCGCCGCGATCCGCTCGATGAGGAGGAGGGCGCAGCCGGGGCGATGCGTTCCCTGCTGGCGCTGCCAGAGCCGCCCGACGCGGTATTCGCCTTCAATGACGTGACGGCCATCCTCGCCATGCAGGTCTGCCAGGAAGCCGGGCTGAGGGTGCCGGACGACGTGGCCTTCGTGGGCTTCGACGACCTCGACGCGGCGGCCCTGACCCATCCGCCGCTCTCGACGCTGCGCGTGGACAAGGAAGCGTTGGGCGCACGCGGCGTGCAGTTGCTGCTGGAGCGGGGCGGGCCGGATCAGATCGAGATTCCGGTTGAACTGCTGGTGCGGGCCAGCAGCGCTGAAGCGGGTTAG
- a CDS encoding carbohydrate ABC transporter permease — protein MRNDKMGLVASAGAGGVNVTLGSGRPSRRIRRNFTIPLIMLLPFMVLFAAFVLYPVINSLYLSFTNYNAISAPKLIGIANYTDLLQDPRFYKALGNTALFVVSVVILNTVLGLTLAVVFGGESLWDQFMRAVFFLPSVAGGIAILAVWKWILNSEGYGILNAARGVFGLAPITWLGTPSLAIAMLVMVAVWGGMGGTMILFVAGLRAIPSELYEAAAIDGATPSQRFWKITLPLLRPTMLYIIITGTIGAFQVFNEPYLLFGGVSSVGGLLDSALTLVTYLYDRGFGRFQLGYASAVAWVLFIIVFALTLINLRVGEPEDRTSK, from the coding sequence ATGAGAAACGATAAAATGGGGTTGGTGGCCAGTGCGGGGGCGGGGGGCGTCAATGTGACCCTGGGTTCGGGTCGGCCTTCCCGCCGCATCCGGCGCAATTTTACGATTCCCCTGATCATGCTGCTGCCTTTCATGGTGTTGTTCGCGGCCTTCGTGCTGTATCCGGTCATCAATTCGCTGTACCTCAGCTTCACCAACTACAACGCCATCAGTGCGCCGAAACTGATCGGCATCGCCAACTACACCGATCTTCTGCAAGACCCGCGCTTTTACAAGGCGCTGGGCAACACCGCCCTGTTCGTGGTGTCGGTGGTGATCCTCAACACGGTGCTGGGCCTGACCCTGGCCGTCGTCTTCGGCGGCGAGAGTCTGTGGGATCAGTTCATGCGGGCGGTGTTCTTCTTGCCCTCGGTGGCGGGCGGCATCGCCATCCTGGCCGTCTGGAAGTGGATTCTCAATTCGGAAGGCTACGGCATTCTCAACGCGGCGCGGGGGGTATTCGGGCTGGCTCCGATCACCTGGCTGGGCACACCCTCGCTGGCGATCGCCATGCTGGTGATGGTGGCGGTCTGGGGCGGCATGGGCGGCACCATGATTTTGTTCGTGGCGGGCCTGCGGGCCATTCCCAGCGAACTCTACGAGGCGGCGGCCATCGACGGCGCGACGCCCTCACAGCGTTTCTGGAAAATCACCCTGCCGCTGCTGCGCCCCACCATGCTCTACATCATCATCACCGGCACCATCGGCGCGTTCCAGGTGTTCAACGAGCCGTATCTGCTGTTCGGCGGTGTGAGCAGCGTGGGCGGCCTGCTCGATTCGGCGCTGACGCTGGTGACGTATCTCTACGACCGGGGCTTCGGGCGCTTCCAGCTCGGCTACGCCTCAGCAGTGGCCTGGGTGCTGTTCATCATCGTGTTCGCCCTGACGCTGATCAACCTGCGCGTCGGCGAGCCGGAAGACCGGACCAGCAAATGA
- a CDS encoding Gfo/Idh/MocA family protein yields MTSANGSEFRIALVGCGSMANTWVDYALQRDDAEIVALVDLNEATALTLAEKHHLGGVPIFKDVAEAIQATGANLVFDVTIPEAHEAVTLAALQAGCNVLGEKPLAAGMDPARRMVAVAGQTGHTYAVMQNRRYLPQIHAFRDLVRGHIGTPGFTTANFFIGAHFGGFRDAMASPLLLDMAIHTFDQARFILGADPVSVYCQEFNPPGSWYTGAAAAACIFEFAGGQIFTYNGSWCAEGAPTSWEAEWRVMGSAGTAIWDGTHAPHAEVVTDPQQEGFLRDFRRVEAGASFNNPGPEGHFGCLDEMFAALSEKRPPETDCADNIKSLSMVFGAVESARRGEKVLLGEPTQEGVSR; encoded by the coding sequence ATGACCTCGGCAAACGGTTCTGAATTCCGCATCGCGCTGGTGGGCTGCGGCAGCATGGCCAACACCTGGGTGGACTACGCCCTTCAACGGGACGACGCCGAGATCGTGGCGCTGGTGGATCTGAATGAAGCCACGGCGCTGACGCTGGCCGAAAAACATCATCTGGGCGGCGTCCCGATCTTCAAGGATGTGGCGGAGGCGATTCAGGCCACTGGAGCCAATCTGGTCTTCGACGTGACCATTCCGGAAGCGCACGAGGCGGTCACACTGGCCGCTCTCCAGGCCGGTTGCAACGTGTTGGGTGAGAAGCCGCTGGCCGCCGGGATGGACCCGGCCCGCCGGATGGTGGCCGTCGCCGGGCAGACCGGACACACCTACGCTGTGATGCAGAATCGCCGTTACCTGCCGCAGATTCACGCCTTCCGCGATCTGGTGCGCGGCCATATAGGTACGCCCGGTTTCACCACCGCCAACTTCTTTATCGGCGCACATTTCGGCGGCTTCCGCGACGCGATGGCCAGCCCACTGCTGCTCGACATGGCGATCCACACCTTCGATCAGGCCCGCTTCATCCTGGGGGCCGATCCGGTGTCGGTGTATTGCCAGGAATTCAACCCGCCGGGATCGTGGTATACGGGCGCAGCGGCGGCGGCCTGCATCTTTGAATTTGCAGGCGGACAGATTTTCACTTACAACGGATCATGGTGCGCCGAGGGTGCGCCGACTTCCTGGGAAGCCGAGTGGCGCGTCATGGGCAGCGCGGGCACGGCCATCTGGGACGGCACCCACGCTCCTCACGCCGAGGTGGTGACTGACCCGCAACAGGAAGGCTTCCTGCGCGACTTCCGGCGAGTCGAGGCGGGAGCGTCATTCAATAACCCCGGCCCTGAAGGCCACTTCGGTTGCCTGGACGAGATGTTCGCCGCCCTGAGCGAGAAGCGTCCGCCCGAAACCGACTGCGCCGACAACATCAAGAGCCTGAGCATGGTTTTCGGCGCGGTGGAGAGTGCCCGGCGCGGCGAGAAAGTGCTGCTGGGCGAACCCACCCAGGAAGGAGTGTCCAGATGA
- a CDS encoding substrate-binding domain-containing protein: protein MVHPVKPSASVTIRDVAGRAGVSAGTVSRALNGVGGLSAALRDRVQRAADELGYDRASLRLAARPRVSLADIAAREGVSVGSVSRALRSVGGVSPETRERVLRAAEELGYDLGNLHPAPITRLGVLIHRGDNALSNNLFYSAVLHGAEIACRTHKLAMTYTTAGPGDDLSALVVEQQIDGLLCVGYFEDELLSDLRATGKPLVLVDHFAPGLPSVNSDNFGGAYAATAHLLKLGRTRVAFLSGQREHYSIAERRRGYQAALADAGVTYEPELDVTRQPPELESGTGAAMQALLALPQPPNAVFAFNDATAALAMAACQEAGLNVPRDVSFAGFDDVQTAAHFRPPLTTVRVDREALGARGLELLMSVQEGAAAQMVPTRLIVRESSVGAAPGPTLTARTTPAPRRRRVEST, encoded by the coding sequence GTGGTGCATCCGGTAAAGCCCTCTGCGTCCGTCACGATCCGCGATGTGGCGGGGCGGGCGGGCGTTTCGGCAGGCACCGTCTCGCGGGCACTCAATGGGGTGGGCGGGCTGTCGGCAGCTCTGCGCGACCGGGTACAGCGAGCGGCAGACGAACTCGGCTATGACCGCGCCAGCCTGCGCCTCGCTGCCCGGCCCAGGGTCAGCCTGGCAGACATCGCGGCGCGAGAAGGCGTCTCGGTAGGCAGTGTCTCCCGCGCTCTGCGGAGTGTTGGCGGCGTCTCGCCGGAAACGCGGGAACGGGTGCTGCGGGCCGCTGAGGAACTGGGTTACGACCTGGGCAATTTGCATCCGGCCCCGATCACCCGGCTGGGCGTGCTGATTCACCGTGGAGACAACGCGCTGTCGAATAACCTGTTTTACTCTGCCGTGCTGCACGGGGCCGAGATCGCCTGCCGCACCCACAAGCTGGCGATGACCTACACCACCGCCGGGCCTGGGGACGATCTGAGCGCCCTGGTCGTCGAGCAGCAGATCGACGGGCTGCTGTGCGTGGGCTATTTCGAGGACGAGTTGCTCAGCGATCTGCGGGCCACCGGCAAGCCGCTGGTGCTGGTCGATCACTTCGCGCCGGGGCTGCCCAGCGTCAACAGTGACAACTTCGGCGGGGCTTACGCGGCCACCGCGCATCTGCTGAAGTTGGGCCGCACCCGGGTGGCGTTTCTGAGTGGTCAGCGCGAACATTACAGCATTGCCGAGCGGCGGCGCGGATATCAAGCGGCCCTGGCCGATGCGGGCGTTACTTATGAGCCTGAGCTGGACGTAACCCGCCAGCCGCCGGAACTTGAAAGCGGCACGGGCGCGGCCATGCAGGCGCTCCTGGCACTTCCGCAGCCGCCCAACGCGGTGTTCGCCTTCAACGACGCGACGGCGGCCCTGGCGATGGCGGCCTGTCAGGAAGCCGGGCTGAACGTGCCCAGGGATGTGTCTTTTGCAGGATTTGACGATGTGCAGACCGCCGCCCATTTTCGCCCCCCACTGACCACTGTGCGGGTCGATCGAGAAGCGCTGGGTGCACGCGGCCTGGAACTGCTGATGAGCGTTCAGGAGGGCGCGGCGGCGCAGATGGTGCCGACCCGCTTGATCGTGCGGGAAAGTTCGGTGGGCGCAGCCCCCGGACCCACGCTGACGGCTCGCACAACTCCTGCGCCCCGCCGCCGCCGGGTCGAGAGCACCTGA